One segment of Cololabis saira isolate AMF1-May2022 chromosome 9, fColSai1.1, whole genome shotgun sequence DNA contains the following:
- the vcp gene encoding transitional endoplasmic reticulum ATPase produces MASGGESKNDDLSTAILKQKNRPNRLIVDESINEDNSVVSLSQTKMDELQLFRGDTVLMKGKKRRETVCIVLSDDTCSDEKVRMNRVVRNNLRVRLGDVISIQPCPDVKYGKRIHVLPIDDTVEGITGNLFEVYLKPYFLEAYRPIRKGDIFLVRGGMRAVEFKVVETDPSPYCIVAPDTVIHCEGEPIRREDEEESLNEVGYDDIGGVRKQLAQIKEMVELPLRHPALFKAIGVKPPRGILLYGPPGTGKTLIARAVANETGAFFFLINGPEIMSKLAGESESNLRKAFEEAEKNAPAIIFIDELDAIAPKREKTHGEVERRIVSQLLTLMDGLKQRAHVIVMAATNRPNSIDPALRRFGRFDREVDIGIPDATGRLEILQIHTKNMKLADDVDLEQVANETHGHVGADLAALCSEAALQAIRKKMDLIDLEDETIDAEVMNSLAVTMDDFKWALSQSNPSALRETVVEVPNITWDDIGGLEDVKRELQELVQYPVEHPDKFLKFGMTPSKGVLFYGPPGCGKTLLAKAIANECQANFISIKGPELLTMWFGESEANVREIFDKARQAAPCVLFFDELDSIAKARGGNVGDGGGAADRVINQILTEMDGMSSKKNVFIIGATNRPDIIDPAILRPGRLDQLIYIPLPDEKSRISILKANLRKSPISKDVDLDFLAKMTNGFSGADLTEICQRACKLAIRESIENEIRRERERQTNPSAMEVEEDDPVPEIRKDHFEEAMRFARRSVSDNDIRKYEMFAQTLQQSRGFGSFRFPTSTAGGSGPSHGAGGTGSSPVFNEDNDDDLYG; encoded by the exons ATGGCATCGGGCGGGGA ATCCAAAAATGATGATCTATCAACTGCAATTCTGAAGCAGAAGAACAGACCCAACAGACTGATTGTTGATGAATCCATCAATGAAGACAACAGTGTTGTGTCACTTTCTCAG ACCAAGATGGACGAGTTGCAGCTATTCCGTGGTGACACAGTGCTGATGAAGGGGAAAAAGAGGCGAGAGACTGTGTGCATTGTACTGTCTGATGATACCTGCTCTGACGAAAAGGTTCGCATGAACAGAGTGGTACGCAACAATCTGAGGGTCCGTCTTGGTGATGTCATCAG CATTCAGCCATGTCCTGATGTGAAATATGGAAAGAGGATTCATGTCCTACCAATAGATGACACAGTAGAGGGAATTACTGGCAACCTCTTTGAGGTCTACCTGAAGCCATACTTCTTAGAGGCATACAGGCCAATTCGCAAAG GTGATATCTTCCTGGTCAGAGGAGGCATGCGTGCTGTAGAGTTCAAGGTGGTAGAGACCGATCCTTCACCTTATTGCATTGTTGCTCCTGATACAGTCATTCACTGTGAGGGAGAGCCCATCAGGAGAGAG GATGAAGAAGAATCCCTGAACGAGGTGGGCTATGATGACATCGGAGGAGTTAGGAAGCAGCTTGCTCAGATCAAAGAGATGGTGGAGCTGCCTCTCAGACACCCTGCACTATTTAAGGCCATAGGAGTTAAG CCCCCACGTGGAATCCTTCTGTATGGACCCCCTGGAACCGGAAAAACTTTGATTGCCAGGGCTGTGGCCAATGAAACAGGAGCTTTCTTCTTCCTCATCAATG GCCCTGAGATCATGAGTAAATTGGCCGGAGAGAGCGAGAGTAATCTGAGAAAGGCCTTCGAGGAAGCTGAGAAGAATGCGCCTGCCATCATCTTTATCGATGAACTTGATGCAATCGCTCCAAAGAGAGAGAAG ACTCATGGAGAGGTGGAGAGGCGCATCGTTTCTCAGCTGCTCACTCTTATGGACGGCCTGAAACAGAGAGCTCATGTGATCGTCATGGCTGCCACCAACAGACCCAACAGCATTGACCCAGCTCTTAGGAGATTCG GGCGCTTTGACAGGGAAGTGGACATTGGCATTCCTGATGCAACTGGCAGGTTGGAGATTCTCCAGATTCACACAAAGAACATGAAACTGGCTGACGATGTTGACTTGGAACAG GTAGCCAATGAGACCCATGGGCATGTGGGTGCAGATCTGGCAGCTCTCTGTTCTGAAGCTGCTCTGCAGGCCATCAGGAAGAAGATGGACCTGATTGACCTTGAAGACGAGACCATTGATGCTGAAGTGATGAACTCACTGGCTGTTACTATGGATGACTTCAAG TGGGCTCTAAGCCAGAGCAACCCATCGGCACTGAGGGAGACAGTTGTTGAGGTTCCCAACATCACCTGGGACGATATTGGAGGTCTGGAAGATGTTAAgagggagctgcaggagctggtgCAG TACCCTGTGGAGCACCCAGACAAGTTCCTCAAGTTTGGCATGACCCCATCCAAGGGTGTGCTATTCTATGGTCCCCCTGGTTGCGGTAAGACACTACTGGCCAAAGCTATTGCCAATGAGTGCCAGGCGAACTTCATCTCCATCAAAGGACCCGAGCTGCTCACCATGTGGTTTGGAGAATCTGAGGCCAATGTCAGAGAGATCTTTGACAAG GCGCGCCAGGCTGCCCCTTGTGTCCTCTTCTTTGATGAGCTGGATTCCATAGCCAAGGCCCGTGGTGGCAATGTGGGTGACGGTGGTGGAGCTGCCGACCGTGTCATCAACCAGATCCTGACTGAGATGGATGGAATGTCGAGCAAGAAAAATGTCTTCATCATTGGGGCCACCAACAGACCAGACATCATCGATCCTGCCATCCTGAGGCCTGGTCGTCTCGATCAGCTCATCTACATCCCCTTGCCTGATGAGAAGAGCAGAATCAGCATCCTGAAGGCCAATCTCCGCAAGAGTCCAATCAGCAAG GATGTGGACTTGGACTTCCTGGCTAAGATGACCAATGGCTTTTCTGGAGCTGATCTTACAGAAATCTGCCAGCGGGCGTGTAAACTGGCAATCAGAGAGAGCATTGAGAACGAGAtccgcagagagagagagaggcagacCAACCCGTCAGCTATG GAGGTGGAAGAGGATGATCCTGTTCCAGAGATCAGAAAGGACCACTTTGAAGAAGCAATGCGATTTGCTCGTCGCTCTGTCAGTGACAATGACATCCGCAAATATGAGATGTTTGCTCAAACACTGCAGCAGAGCCGGGGCTTTGGCAGCTTTAG GTTTCCTACCAGTACTGCAGGAGGCAGTGGTCCAAGTCATGGTGCAGGTGGAACTGGCAGTAGTCCAGTGTTCAATGAAGACAACGATGATGATCTTTATGGATAA
- the fancg gene encoding Fanconi anemia group G protein isoform X3 gives MTGCDPIASDSPLLWRTAVKTVENTALHCFVLYVFTLQWAVWLATCQMKTIQEFQEEISSSFKALSGRDGNSHRDEAKEKLINTPRLVMDPRRLVELLQISTAIAQGAEKLNEGWCSEALTDLQAASSLPAPRALVAYTHLLSGSCLAHMSRSQMALQCYRKALETDSRCVSALYQSILVYRKLGNAQAEIQALRIMHSTLLLPSTTEPALASPHFLSPSLLLCSQSLRNLLSVPSALSVLHKLALKCVLHGRASEGVEHYLDLLAALHSEDRNGVHAELSTLPRLPQLYLEAGAALLMTQRSADCMVLCNEVIDMTLELLPEKGVLVEPEERSLAGTKDVKEEGDDKLAMLLWVAAAYFLQGQSHSHHKDWKQGVTDYTRCFNLLMKVNLKNIDLQPQIPGTEMDDNQAVYICILQRLKGLLLAGRGISFTQMDRLREALRDLQLSLQVLPEHVGAGLWCGEVLWRLGRKREAAACWEKTWNLPTQSLTESLPVYVHGLLSGPLLDSTELRLRIHEHGLIQ, from the exons ATGACAGGATGTGACCCTATTGCTTCAGACTCTCCTCTACTTTGGAGAACAGCTGTCAAGACAGTGGAAAACACAGCTTTGCATTGCTTTGTGCTTTACGTCTTCACTCTGCAATGGGCAGTCTGGCTGGCCACCTGCCAAATGAAAACTATACAAGAATTTCAG GAGGAGATATCCTCTTCATTCAAGGCTCTGAGTGGTAGAGATGGGAATAGTCATAGGGATGAGGCAAAGGAAAAGTTGATAAACACCCCAAGACTGGTCATGGACCCAAGAAGGCTTGTTGAATTATTGCAGATCAGCACCGCCATTGCCCAAG GTGCTGAAAAGCTGAATGAGGGTTGGTGTTCAGAGGCGCTGACTGATCTGCAGGCGGCTTCTAGTCTGCCAGCTCCCAGAGCTCTAGTAGCATATACGCACCTCCTCTCAGGCTCCTGCCTCGCCCATATG AGCCGCTCCCAAATGGCTCTGCAGTGTTACAGAAAGGCTCTGGAGACAGACTCTCGGTGTGTTAGTGCTCTCTACCAGAGCATACTTGTCTACAGGAAGCTGGGAAATGCGCAGGCTGAGATTCAAGCCCTTCGTATCATGCATTCG ACTTTGTTGTTGCCCTCTACTACCGAGCCTGCTTTGGCCAGTCCTCATTTCCTGTCTCCGTCCTTGCTCCTCTGCAGTCAATCACTGAGGAACCTACTCTCAGTCCCATCTGCCCTCAGTGTCCTTCACAAATTGGCTCTCAAGTGTGTGCTTCATGGCAG AGCTTCAGAGGGTGTTGAACATTACCTGGACCTCCTTGCTGCTCTTCACTCAGAAGATCGAAATGGA GTGCATGCTGAATTGTCCACCCTCCCCAGATTGCCCCAACTTTACCTGGAGGCTGGAGCTGCCTTGCTCATGACCCAACGGTCAGCAGATTGTATGGTGCTCTGCAATGAAGTCATCGACATGACACTGGAGCTTTTGCCGGAAAAAGGGGTGTTGGTCGAGCCAGAAGAGCGAAGCCTTGCAGGGACCAAGGATGTAAAAGAGGAAGGTGATGATAAGTTGGCTATGTTGCTCTGGGTTGCAGCTGCTTATTTTCTCCAGGGTCAAAGCCACAGTCACCACAAGGACTGGAAACAAGGGGTGACAGACTACACAAG GTGTTTTAACCTACTGATGAAGGTGAACTTAAAAAATATAG ATCTACAACCACAAATCCCCGGTACAGAAATGGATGACAATCAGGCAGTATATATCTGCATCCTCCAAAGACTCAAAGGGCTTTTATTGGCTGGGAGGGGCATCAGCTTCACCCAGATGGACCGGCTTAGAGAGGCCCTTAGAGACCTGCAGCTCAGCCTGCAGGTCCTCCCAG AACATGTTGGTGCAGGGCTGTGGTGTGGTGAGGTGCTGTGGAGGCTTGGCAGGAAGCGAGAGGCAGCAGCTTGTTGGGAAAAGACCTGGAACCTTCCAACCCAATCTTTGACAGA GAGTCTTCCTGTGTATGTACATGGACTTCTGTCTGGCCCACTGTTAGACTCAACAGAATTGCGCCTCAGAATACATGAACATGGACTTATCCAGTGA
- the fancg gene encoding Fanconi anemia group G protein isoform X1 — translation MCQPSSLLDCWTQENSELANKCEEEGQSALSRDHNQTSVRWCSSEFHKLLRKIQGIPPHADHAQLELSVVYNICICFISQARFTEAELLLTKATNRVLQMTGCDPIASDSPLLWRTAVKTVENTALHCFVLYVFTLQWAVWLATCQMKTIQEFQEEISSSFKALSGRDGNSHRDEAKEKLINTPRLVMDPRRLVELLQISTAIAQGAEKLNEGWCSEALTDLQAASSLPAPRALVAYTHLLSGSCLAHMSRSQMALQCYRKALETDSRCVSALYQSILVYRKLGNAQAEIQALRIMHSTLLLPSTTEPALASPHFLSPSLLLCSQSLRNLLSVPSALSVLHKLALKCVLHGRASEGVEHYLDLLAALHSEDRNGVHAELSTLPRLPQLYLEAGAALLMTQRSADCMVLCNEVIDMTLELLPEKGVLVEPEERSLAGTKDVKEEGDDKLAMLLWVAAAYFLQGQSHSHHKDWKQGVTDYTRCFNLLMKVNLKNIDLQPQIPGTEMDDNQAVYICILQRLKGLLLAGRGISFTQMDRLREALRDLQLSLQVLPEHVGAGLWCGEVLWRLGRKREAAACWEKTWNLPTQSLTESLPVYVHGLLSGPLLDSTELRLRIHEHGLIQ, via the exons ATGTGTCAACCTTCCTCTTTATTGGACTGCTGGACACAAGAAAACAGCGAGTTGGCAAATAAATGTGAG gAAGAAGGTCAGAGTGCTTTGAGCCGAGACCACAACCAGACCAGCGTGAGATGGTGTTCCTCTGAGTTCCACAAGCTTTTAAGAAAAATCCAAG GCATCCCTCCTCATGCAGATCATGCACAGCTGGAGCTTTCGGTGGTGTACAATATTTGCATCTGCTTTATCTCTCAGGCTCGGTTCACTGAGGCTGAGCTTCTCCTCACAAAAGCCACAAACAGAG TACTGCAAATGACAGGATGTGACCCTATTGCTTCAGACTCTCCTCTACTTTGGAGAACAGCTGTCAAGACAGTGGAAAACACAGCTTTGCATTGCTTTGTGCTTTACGTCTTCACTCTGCAATGGGCAGTCTGGCTGGCCACCTGCCAAATGAAAACTATACAAGAATTTCAG GAGGAGATATCCTCTTCATTCAAGGCTCTGAGTGGTAGAGATGGGAATAGTCATAGGGATGAGGCAAAGGAAAAGTTGATAAACACCCCAAGACTGGTCATGGACCCAAGAAGGCTTGTTGAATTATTGCAGATCAGCACCGCCATTGCCCAAG GTGCTGAAAAGCTGAATGAGGGTTGGTGTTCAGAGGCGCTGACTGATCTGCAGGCGGCTTCTAGTCTGCCAGCTCCCAGAGCTCTAGTAGCATATACGCACCTCCTCTCAGGCTCCTGCCTCGCCCATATG AGCCGCTCCCAAATGGCTCTGCAGTGTTACAGAAAGGCTCTGGAGACAGACTCTCGGTGTGTTAGTGCTCTCTACCAGAGCATACTTGTCTACAGGAAGCTGGGAAATGCGCAGGCTGAGATTCAAGCCCTTCGTATCATGCATTCG ACTTTGTTGTTGCCCTCTACTACCGAGCCTGCTTTGGCCAGTCCTCATTTCCTGTCTCCGTCCTTGCTCCTCTGCAGTCAATCACTGAGGAACCTACTCTCAGTCCCATCTGCCCTCAGTGTCCTTCACAAATTGGCTCTCAAGTGTGTGCTTCATGGCAG AGCTTCAGAGGGTGTTGAACATTACCTGGACCTCCTTGCTGCTCTTCACTCAGAAGATCGAAATGGA GTGCATGCTGAATTGTCCACCCTCCCCAGATTGCCCCAACTTTACCTGGAGGCTGGAGCTGCCTTGCTCATGACCCAACGGTCAGCAGATTGTATGGTGCTCTGCAATGAAGTCATCGACATGACACTGGAGCTTTTGCCGGAAAAAGGGGTGTTGGTCGAGCCAGAAGAGCGAAGCCTTGCAGGGACCAAGGATGTAAAAGAGGAAGGTGATGATAAGTTGGCTATGTTGCTCTGGGTTGCAGCTGCTTATTTTCTCCAGGGTCAAAGCCACAGTCACCACAAGGACTGGAAACAAGGGGTGACAGACTACACAAG GTGTTTTAACCTACTGATGAAGGTGAACTTAAAAAATATAG ATCTACAACCACAAATCCCCGGTACAGAAATGGATGACAATCAGGCAGTATATATCTGCATCCTCCAAAGACTCAAAGGGCTTTTATTGGCTGGGAGGGGCATCAGCTTCACCCAGATGGACCGGCTTAGAGAGGCCCTTAGAGACCTGCAGCTCAGCCTGCAGGTCCTCCCAG AACATGTTGGTGCAGGGCTGTGGTGTGGTGAGGTGCTGTGGAGGCTTGGCAGGAAGCGAGAGGCAGCAGCTTGTTGGGAAAAGACCTGGAACCTTCCAACCCAATCTTTGACAGA GAGTCTTCCTGTGTATGTACATGGACTTCTGTCTGGCCCACTGTTAGACTCAACAGAATTGCGCCTCAGAATACATGAACATGGACTTATCCAGTGA
- the fancg gene encoding Fanconi anemia group G protein isoform X2 has translation MCQPSSLLDCWTQENSELANKCIPPHADHAQLELSVVYNICICFISQARFTEAELLLTKATNRVLQMTGCDPIASDSPLLWRTAVKTVENTALHCFVLYVFTLQWAVWLATCQMKTIQEFQEEISSSFKALSGRDGNSHRDEAKEKLINTPRLVMDPRRLVELLQISTAIAQGAEKLNEGWCSEALTDLQAASSLPAPRALVAYTHLLSGSCLAHMSRSQMALQCYRKALETDSRCVSALYQSILVYRKLGNAQAEIQALRIMHSTLLLPSTTEPALASPHFLSPSLLLCSQSLRNLLSVPSALSVLHKLALKCVLHGRASEGVEHYLDLLAALHSEDRNGVHAELSTLPRLPQLYLEAGAALLMTQRSADCMVLCNEVIDMTLELLPEKGVLVEPEERSLAGTKDVKEEGDDKLAMLLWVAAAYFLQGQSHSHHKDWKQGVTDYTRCFNLLMKVNLKNIDLQPQIPGTEMDDNQAVYICILQRLKGLLLAGRGISFTQMDRLREALRDLQLSLQVLPEHVGAGLWCGEVLWRLGRKREAAACWEKTWNLPTQSLTESLPVYVHGLLSGPLLDSTELRLRIHEHGLIQ, from the exons ATGTGTCAACCTTCCTCTTTATTGGACTGCTGGACACAAGAAAACAGCGAGTTGGCAAATAAAT GCATCCCTCCTCATGCAGATCATGCACAGCTGGAGCTTTCGGTGGTGTACAATATTTGCATCTGCTTTATCTCTCAGGCTCGGTTCACTGAGGCTGAGCTTCTCCTCACAAAAGCCACAAACAGAG TACTGCAAATGACAGGATGTGACCCTATTGCTTCAGACTCTCCTCTACTTTGGAGAACAGCTGTCAAGACAGTGGAAAACACAGCTTTGCATTGCTTTGTGCTTTACGTCTTCACTCTGCAATGGGCAGTCTGGCTGGCCACCTGCCAAATGAAAACTATACAAGAATTTCAG GAGGAGATATCCTCTTCATTCAAGGCTCTGAGTGGTAGAGATGGGAATAGTCATAGGGATGAGGCAAAGGAAAAGTTGATAAACACCCCAAGACTGGTCATGGACCCAAGAAGGCTTGTTGAATTATTGCAGATCAGCACCGCCATTGCCCAAG GTGCTGAAAAGCTGAATGAGGGTTGGTGTTCAGAGGCGCTGACTGATCTGCAGGCGGCTTCTAGTCTGCCAGCTCCCAGAGCTCTAGTAGCATATACGCACCTCCTCTCAGGCTCCTGCCTCGCCCATATG AGCCGCTCCCAAATGGCTCTGCAGTGTTACAGAAAGGCTCTGGAGACAGACTCTCGGTGTGTTAGTGCTCTCTACCAGAGCATACTTGTCTACAGGAAGCTGGGAAATGCGCAGGCTGAGATTCAAGCCCTTCGTATCATGCATTCG ACTTTGTTGTTGCCCTCTACTACCGAGCCTGCTTTGGCCAGTCCTCATTTCCTGTCTCCGTCCTTGCTCCTCTGCAGTCAATCACTGAGGAACCTACTCTCAGTCCCATCTGCCCTCAGTGTCCTTCACAAATTGGCTCTCAAGTGTGTGCTTCATGGCAG AGCTTCAGAGGGTGTTGAACATTACCTGGACCTCCTTGCTGCTCTTCACTCAGAAGATCGAAATGGA GTGCATGCTGAATTGTCCACCCTCCCCAGATTGCCCCAACTTTACCTGGAGGCTGGAGCTGCCTTGCTCATGACCCAACGGTCAGCAGATTGTATGGTGCTCTGCAATGAAGTCATCGACATGACACTGGAGCTTTTGCCGGAAAAAGGGGTGTTGGTCGAGCCAGAAGAGCGAAGCCTTGCAGGGACCAAGGATGTAAAAGAGGAAGGTGATGATAAGTTGGCTATGTTGCTCTGGGTTGCAGCTGCTTATTTTCTCCAGGGTCAAAGCCACAGTCACCACAAGGACTGGAAACAAGGGGTGACAGACTACACAAG GTGTTTTAACCTACTGATGAAGGTGAACTTAAAAAATATAG ATCTACAACCACAAATCCCCGGTACAGAAATGGATGACAATCAGGCAGTATATATCTGCATCCTCCAAAGACTCAAAGGGCTTTTATTGGCTGGGAGGGGCATCAGCTTCACCCAGATGGACCGGCTTAGAGAGGCCCTTAGAGACCTGCAGCTCAGCCTGCAGGTCCTCCCAG AACATGTTGGTGCAGGGCTGTGGTGTGGTGAGGTGCTGTGGAGGCTTGGCAGGAAGCGAGAGGCAGCAGCTTGTTGGGAAAAGACCTGGAACCTTCCAACCCAATCTTTGACAGA GAGTCTTCCTGTGTATGTACATGGACTTCTGTCTGGCCCACTGTTAGACTCAACAGAATTGCGCCTCAGAATACATGAACATGGACTTATCCAGTGA
- the LOC133450445 gene encoding neurofilament heavy polypeptide-like produces the protein MSYTVDYHFTGPSSYRKTRPASVSSSSGFHSQQRRRLAYSQPSVSIDSLDAFNGDMTRRSEKEVLQALNDRFAGYIDKVRNLEMHNRNLEAEAAALRQSQAGRTAVGEHYERELSDLRGVLQQLTGDKARTLVEHEHLEEDIQHLRGRLEDETRNREELEAAARAMKKYMEDCRLARLELDKKFRALEEESDFLKRNHEEEVAELMAQIQGAQVNFDMRDMVKADVTGALREIRSQLDSHASKNATHAEEWFQVRMERLSETAKTNQDAIRGSQEEIAEYRRQLQSRTIELETLRGTKDSLERQRMESEDRHQDDLNSLQETINQLDNELKSTKWEMASQLRDYQELLNVKMALDIEIAAYRKLLEGEENRFLSGGPPISFLESRISGHVKVKAEEISDTVIVEEQTDETQVTEVTEEADEEEEEENKEEEEEEEETEETKEEEEQGEEEEDKEEGEDKEEEEVEEEKDEEEEVKEEEAKEEEPKEEEPEEKGEEGEEEEEKDSSTPPKSPQPKSPAVKSPESKSPQKSPESKSPAAKSPMPKSPAKSPTGDESKSPATKSPASKSPPKSPEPKSPEKEAKPIPPKDTVKEEKKEEKPQPVKEEKEKEQPAEKKQEPKEKEPEKADKPDTKEDSKVDEKSEKEEVLKPATPSKPSEDKPAPKAEPKESAPPAKEEKTPAPKQEKAEPEAKAASKPEPESKTEEKKPEEKKPEEKPVPKVEPEKTESKQEEKKPEEKPASKVEPEKTESKKEEKKPEEKPAPKAEPEKTDSKKEEKTEDKKETSKDESKEVKEEKVEKSSGAESKESKDEKPKK, from the exons ATGAGTTACACCGTCGACTACCACTTCACGGGCCCGAGCTCGTACCGCAAGACTCGGCCCGCATCCGTCTCCAGCTCCAGCGGCTTCCACTCCCAGCAGCGCCGCCGCCTCGCCTACAGCCAGCCCTCCGTCTCCATCGACAGCCTGGACGCTTTCAACGGCGACATGACGCGGAGGAGCGAGAAAGAAGTGCTGCAGGCTCTGAACGACCGCTTCGCCGGTTACATCGACAAGGTGCGCAACCTGGAGATGCACAACCGCAACCTGGAGGCGGAGGCCGCGGCGCTGCGGCAGAGCCAGGCAGGACGCACGGCCGTCGGAGAGCACTACGAGCGTGAGTTGAGCGACCTGAGGGGcgtcctgcagcagctgacCGGGGACAAAGCCCGCACGCTCGTCGAGCACGAACACCTGGAGGAAGACATCCAGCACCTGCGCGGCAGGCTGGAGGATGAGACGAGAAACCGGGAAGAGTtggaggctgccgctcgggccaTGAAAAAGTACATGGAGGACTGCCGGCTGGCGCGTCTCGAGCTGGACAAGAAGTTTCGTGCCCTGGAGGAGGAATCCGATTTTCTCAAGAGGAACCACGAGGAAGAGGTGGCGGAGCTCATGGCGCAGATCCAGGGCGCACAGGTGAATTTCGACATGAGAGACATGGTGAAAGCCGATGTGACCGGCGCGCTGAGAGAGATCCGCTCGCAGCTGGACAGTCACGCCTCAAAGAACGCGACCCACGCAGAGGAATGGTTCCAGG TGCGTATGGAGCGTCTATCCGAAACTGCTAAGACGAACCAGGATGCAATCCGTGGGAGCCAGGAGGAGATTGCAGAATACCGCCGTCAGCTCCAGAGCCGCACCATTGAGCTGGAGACTCTTCGAGGAACCAAGGACTCACTAGAGAGGCAGCGAATGGAGAGTGAAGATAGGCACCAGGATGACCTTAACTCACTACAG GAAACCATCAACCAGCTTGACAATGAGCTGAAATCCACCAAATGGGAGATGGCCAGCCAACTGAGAGACTATCAGGAGCTGCTGAATGTGAAGATGGCCCTGGATATTGAGATTGCCGCTTACAG AAAGTTACTGGAGGGAGAGGAAAACCGCTTTTTGTCAGGTGGCCCCCCAATATCCTTCCTGGAGAGCAGAATCTCCGGACATGTCAAAGTCAAAGCCGAAGAGATCTCTGATACAGTAATCGTGGAGGAACAGAccgatgagacacaggtgacagAGGTGACAGAGGAAgcagatgaggaggaagaggaagaaaacaaagaagaggaagaagaagaagaggaaactgaggaaaccaaagaggaggaggaacaaggtgaggaagaagaagacaaggaggaaggagaagacaaggaggaagaagaggtagAGGAAGAGAAGGATGAAGAAGAAGAGGTTAAGGAGGAAGAGGCTAAGGAGGAAGAGCCTAaggaggaagagccggaggagaaaggagaagagggagaagaagaggaagaaaaggatTCATCCACTCCTCCAAAATCCCCTCAGCCCAAATCTCCTGCTGTCAAATCACCAGAATCTAAATCACCACAAAAATCTCCAGAATCCAAATCACCAGCAGCCAAATCCCCAATGCCTAAATCACCTGCTAAATCTCCCACAGGAGATGAGTCAAAGTCCCCAGCTACTAAATCACCTGCATCTAAATCTCCTCCCAAGAGCCCTGAGCCAAAGTCTCCAGAAAAAGAAGCCAAGCCCATTCCTCCCAAAGACACtgtaaaagaggagaaaaaagaggagaagccACAGCCCGTcaaggaagaaaaggagaaagagcAGCCTGCAGAGAAGAAGCAGGAACCCAAGGAGAAAGAGCCGGAGAAGGCAGACAAACCCGACACTAAGGAAGATAGTAAAGTAGATGAAAAATCAGAAAAGGAGGAAGTTTTGAAACCTGCCACTCCTAGCAAGCCCTCTGAGGACAAACCCGCCCCGAAGGCTGAGCCTAAAGAGAGTGCCCCCCCTGCTAAGGAGGAGAAGACTCCTGCTCCTAAACAAGAGAAGGCTGAACCTGAAGCAAAGGCAGCATCTAAACCAGAACCCGAGAGCAAGACTGAGGAGAAGAAGCCCGAGGAGAAGAAGCCCGAGGAGAAACCTGTCCCTAAAGTAGAGCCGGAGAAGACAGAGAGTAAGCAAGAAGAGAAGAAGCCAGAAGAAAAACCTGCATCTAAAGTAGAGCCAGAGAAGACAGAGAGCaagaaagaggagaagaaacCAGAGGAAAAGCCTGCGCCCAAAGCAGAACCCGAGAAGACCGACagcaagaaagaagaaaagacagaGGACAAAAAGGAAACAAGTAAAGATGAAAGTAAAGAGGTGAAGgaggaaaaagttgagaaaTCCTCTGGCGCCGAGTCAAAGGAGAGCAAGGATGAGAAGCCCAAAAAGTAA